CGAGGTTGACGACGCTGCCGCCCCCCGCGTCCCGCATCCGCGGGGCCACCGCCCGGGTCAGGACGAAGAGCCCACGGACGTTCGTGGCGAAGGTCGCGTCCCAGACGTCCAGCTCCGTGTCGAAGAAGTCGCCGTGGTGCCGCACCGCCGCGTTGTTCACCAGCCCCCACGGCGTGCCGAACTGTTCGCAGGCCTTCGCGACGAACGACGTGACCGCGTCGGCGTCGGACATGTCGACCTGGCCGACGCGGCAACGGTCGGTCGCGCCGAGGGTGCTTCGCGCCGCGGCCACCGACTCGGCCCGGACACCGAACGTCGACACACGCCACCCGCGCTCGAGCAGCAGCCGCACGGTGGCCAGGCCGATGCCGGACGTCCCACCGCTCACGATCACGTGCCTCACGGGGATCTCCTTCTCCTCAGAACCGTCGTGTCCGGCGCGACAGCAGCCCGTACACGGCCAGCGCGACACCCGAGATGAGCAGCATGCAGACGCCGTAGACGGCCGCTTCGGACGCGCCGCCGCGGGTCCAGCTCTCCAGCGTTCGTACGCCGAGCACCTCGTTGCCGGGCGAGACGAGGAAGGCCGACAGCGACACCTCGCGAACGCACAGAACGAAGCTCAGCAGCAGCGACGCGAGGGTCGTCTGCAGGAGCAAGGGCCGGATCAGTCGCCAGAACGTGACGAGCTTCGATGAACCGCTGACCCAACCGGCGTACTCCAGAGCGGGATCCAGCTGGAGGAACGCCGAGGAGAACTGCCGGACCGCGAGCGGCGTGTAGATCGTCACGTAGGCGACGAGCAGCAACCACCGGGTGCCGTACAGGCCGCCGACGAAGGAGTAGCCCCACAGGGTGCCGAGCGCGAGCAGCACCCCGGGTATCGCCCACGGGACCCAGGTCAGGCCTTCCAGGACGAAGCGCATGCGGCTCTGGCTGCGGACGATCCCGTAGGCGGCCGACGCGCCGAGGAGCGTCATGATCACCGCCCC
The window above is part of the Micromonospora inositola genome. Proteins encoded here:
- a CDS encoding SDR family NAD(P)-dependent oxidoreductase; translated protein: MRHVIVSGGTSGIGLATVRLLLERGWRVSTFGVRAESVAAARSTLGATDRCRVGQVDMSDADAVTSFVAKACEQFGTPWGLVNNAAVRHHGDFFDTELDVWDATFATNVRGLFVLTRAVAPRMRDAGGGSVVNLASGSGYGRPNLFAYCASKGAVLSMTKAMALDVAAANIRVNAVLPGSTYSEMVNGLEGRAKLEFEQRAARNNVMGRPNDPQEVAEAIAWVLSDEARTVSGTVLEVGTLPRYSN